In the genome of Paenibacillus sp. GP183, the window CGTTCGAGGTTGCGCCAGCCTTTGTATACCTCGCAGCTAAAGAATCCATGTATGTCACAGGCCAAGTGATCCATGTAAACGGAGGAAAAATTCGTTATTCATAATCTATAAGCAAAATGGGACCGCCCAATCGCAGGCGGAACCGATTCATGAAAATTCACGCATATATTGTGGAACGAGCACCGTTTGTTTCTCCATTGACTTTCCTGCCTCTCAAAAAAGATTCTCAAAATGTATTTCTTTAAAGTGAATTATTTGTTCTTTATTACGAACATAATAAATGTGCAAGGATTTCAACAAATGTTTGATAATCTCTTCCTTCCCATGAATAATCCTTCCTCCATCCCACCAAACTAGATGTAACAATAATGGAGGTATCTGGATGATCGGAATGAAAGTACGCTACCAAATCAGCGACATAAATCTAAGAATAAATAACGTCACTCTTCCCAAAGCCGAGGATAGTTATGTCCTTATCACAGCAGCTGATGAAAACAATGAAATCATTTTTGCGCTCTCACACGAGCAAGCAGAATTCCTTGAATACCGATTATATGAAGCGAACCGCCGACGAAGAGCTCATTTCAAATCTGCAACCACCCATTCCAAACCTGTAGCGCCTATTCAGCAAGTTCTTGACCTTGATGATGAGCACTTTACCCATTAATAAACAAAAAAGCCCTCAGTCCTATTAGGAAGAGGGCCATCTAATTCTCATTAACAATGGGAAGTAACTTCTTATGAATTAGCAATTGAATGGAAACCATGACTTGAAGTTCGGTTAATTTACTTTCTTTTGCAATTTGATATATATCATAATATTCGGAGCAGCTTCGCTGCAGAGCATCGTAAACCATTCTTTCAACGGCAGACAATTGTTCGATCTCAGTTCCAAAATGCTCACTCAATCTTGTAGGATCCATCTGTATCAACCCCCAGAAAGTATTCCTATTTATTACCCTTATCCATTTTAGCTGAATCAGCCGCGGGAATGGTAATGATTTCCTATGCCTGCTAATGCATTAAATGAAGATGAAACCATTGCCATATTGGCTCTAAATTTCTTATTGGTGTAAAATGATCTCATAGAAATTATGGGAGGTGTATGGCTTGAAAATCATGATTTCTGCTGCAGAAGCTATGGAAAAAGGGGTTTGGAAGGAACTGCTTCTGCTCTTTGGAAGAGATGACAAGGAAGAGTTCTGGCCTGCCGAGCAGTTTATCTTAACGGAAGAGCAAGCGTTTAAACTGAAACTTATCAAGAAATAAATCCGGTGTCTACACAAAATATTTACATGTCGATAATATTCTGATTACATTTGCACACTATAATAAGGTCAAAATCATAACAGCGGAGGCAGTGAATGTGATAAGAAAAATGAATCTTACCATTGTCTGTTTGTTATGTTTATCTTCCTTAGGAAGCCATACAGTGAAAAGTGATCCCTATACCCCGAATTCATCGAATCAATTTGAACACGAGTTTGAATGGTTAAGTGGAAAAGTGGAAGTCAACCCATACGGTCTGAAATAAGAAGGAGCACAAGAGACACAACCTCTTAGGCTCCTTTTGTTTTGCTCCAACACTATTAAATTGCTAGGATCTATGGTAACTTGTTTTCATACCGTTCTGGGAGGACTATATATGGCTAAACAACAGCATAGATGGAATTTGAAGCTTAAAAAAAGCAACTCGTATTTAGGGACCGTTTATCTGGGTGAACCCTTGCCGCAAATTGAGGACATCATCATGATCGGGGATAAAAAATATACGATTGTCGAGATTAAAGTGGATGCTCCGCGAGATTCAAGTGAGGTTTTTGTAGAGGAAGCTAAGAAAAATTAATTGTAATAATGCCCATGCCCTACACAGAAGACTTAATTTATTGTATAACTGATATATACATACTATTAAAAATTGAAAGAGTGACTTCATTGCTTGCAGGACTCGTAAGGAAACATAGATTAGTAGTGATTGTATCCATTTTAGCTATCCTTATATTAGTTCTGTCTCTTTATTACTTAAGAGGAAAAACAACGTATTACAGCGATGGAGTTTCTATCCTTATGTACCACCACATCGACGACCAGGGCCAGGGCGGGGATACCATTTCCTCGTCTCTTTTCAAACAAGACCTGGAGTATCTAAAAAATGAAGGTTTCTCATTCATCTCCTACCAACAATTTAAAAAGTTCCTTGCTGGCAGTCCTATTCCAGACAATGCGGTTCTGGTTACTTTTGATGATGGCTATGAAAGCTATTATAAACAGGCATATCCCATTCTCAAATCAATGTCTGTCCCATCTATCCAGTTTGTGATCACGAATGAATTAAACAATCCCAAAGGTGGAATAACGCCTTACCTATCTCGCGAAGAAATTCTCAGCATGACTCAAGATGGAGAATTAGTCGAGATGCAGTCTCACACAGACAAGCTTCACCGCAAACAAAACGATAATGCTTATCTTACCAATCGGCTGCTCATCAATGGGAAGGAAGAAACAAATAAGGAATTCAAGCAGCGTGTAATTTCCGATCTTCAAAACTCTGTTTCCATGCTTAAACCCCTACAATCGTACCCAGTAGATTCCTTGGCTTATCCATATGGGATATACAGTGAATCGGCGATTGATTTTGTGAAACAAGCAGGCAACATTCGATATGCTTATACCGTCCAGCCCGGCATTGCCGATCGCAGTAGTGATCCTTATCTAATCCCGAGAATCAATGCGGGGAGCCCTTGGATTACTCCAAGCAATCTGGTTCATAGAATCAAAATCCAGAAAAAACGATTTAATGAACCGCTGGATTCGCTTCCTGTCCGCAGTGTTATGGAGCAAGTAGGAGGATCTGTTGAGGCGCGTGATCATGGAAAACAGCTTATCTTATATTTTGCTCATCAAAAATGGAATCTATCCTCCAATGTCGCCATTAACCAGGACGACGGCCAAACCATAAATCTCTCCCATGGCATTATAAACAAATCCGGTGTTTCCCATATTTCATATTCAGATCTGCAGATGATATTCGGTACTAAGATCCTTTATGATAAAAAGAAGAAACGATTTTACCCTGATCCCACCATGTCCCAGGAATAACACTAAAAAGTCATGATCACTATCGATCATGACTTTTCTATGTAGGCACACTGCTGCTGACAGGCCTGCATTTCATTCCTGTTCCAAACGTATTATAATAACTTAGAGTACGAACTTATTTAACTATTCCCAAAAAATATGATATAGAGAGGGGCTCGCAAATGACCCAAGCCGAAAAAGTGAAATTAACGGCCTATTCGACAAAAGGAGGCTGCGGCTGCAAGATTGGTCCGGCTGACTTGAGACAAGTGATTGCAAACCTGCCGCTTGCAGAGCCTAATCCTAACTTGCTCGTTGGGCTGGATACCAGCGACGATGCCGGTGTCTACAAGCTTAATGATGATCTAGCCATTGTGCAAACGGTCGATTTTTTCACTCCTATTGTGGATGACCCCTACTCGTTTGGGCAAATCGCTGCGGCGAATGCGCTCAGTGATATTTATGCAATGGGCGGTAAGCCTCTCACTGTGCTGAATATTGTTGCCTTTCCTATTCAAAAATTGGACAAGCAGGTTCTCTCCGATATTTTGCGCGGGGCTGGAGACAAAGTGAAGGAAGCCGGAGCCACCTTGGTTGGCGGGCATTCCATTGATGATAACGAGCCCAAATTCGGGCTTGCCGTAACGGGATTGATTCATCCGGAAAAGGTGCGTACGAACGCTGGGGCCAAACCGGGAGACAAGCTGATTCTGACTAAACCGATTGGCGTCGGCATTCTCACCACTTCGATTAAGAAGGATCAATTGAATGAGGAGGAAGTGGCTCGAGTCACTCAGGTCATGTCCACGTTGAACAAGACAGCGGCTGAAATTATGGAGCCCTATGAGGTCCATGCCTGCACGGATATCACGGGTTTTGGACTCATGGGACATGCATCTGAAATGGCAAAAGGCAGCGGCGCCGGAATAAACATCGTGAAGGACATGGTTCCTGTATTGCCCCGTGTTCGTAAGCTTGCGGAAGAAGGCTTCGTCCCAGGCGGCACGAAAAATAACTTTGCTTATTTACAGGATTCCATTATATTCCCCGAAACGATGGATCAAATTGATCAGTGGATTCTGTGCGATGCCGTAACCTCCGGAGGACTGCTGATCTCAGTATCGCCCGAGCAAGCTGAAGACTTACACAATAAGCTGATTCAAGCCGGGGTTGAAGCCAGCTTGATCGGTGAAGTTACATCCGATCATGCGGGACAAATTGTCGTCATTTAAACCACCAGCGAGGCTTACACGAAGGAGCGAGATACATTGTTTCAAGATATTACCTTAGAGGAATTAATGGATCTGAAGCAAAAAAAAGAGCTGATCACCATCGATGTGCGCTCTCCATCCGAGTTTAAGGATGCTTCCATTCCGGGAAGCGTGAATATTCCTCTTTTCGATGATAACGAACGTGCCGAAATTGGGACTTTATATAAACAGGTGAATGTTCAAGCAGCGATGGATCGAGGGCTTGAGATCGTTTCAGCCAAACTGCCTGCATTTATCAGTACTTTCAGGGAGATCAAAGAGCAAAAAGCCGTATTTTGTTGGCGAGGCGGAATGCGAAGTAAAACCACGGCTACCGTTCTATCCCTAATGGGGATTCGTGTGTACAGATTAATTGGCGGAGTTAGAGTCTATCGAAAATGGGTTGTAGACGCGATTGACCAAATGGAACTCCCGGACAAAGCTTACGTGCTCAATGGAAATACGGGCTCCGGAAAGACGGATATTATTCGCCGCCTTAAGAAGCTGGGTTACCCTGTTCTGGATCTGGAGGGCATGGCCAATCACAGAGGTTCCATATTTGGACAGATTGGACTGGAAGCGAATAATCAAAAAACGTTTGAATCTCTGCTGGTGCAGGATGTGCGGAAGTATAAGGATTCACCCTTTCTGTTGTTGGAAGCGGAAAGCAAACGAGTAGGTAAAGTGGTTTTGCCTGAGGTTATCAATCATTACAAAGAAAAAGGCACACAGCTCGTTATCGATCTGCCTATGCCCGAAAGAATTAAATGCATCATGGAAGATTACCGTCCTCACGAAAATAAAGAGGAATGTATTCATGCGTTTACAGGAATAAAAAAACGTATTCATACACCCATTGCTCAGGAGATTGAGACCCATTTGATGTCAGACCGTTTTGAGGAAGCTGTTCAGCTGTTGCTGGAGCATTACTATGATCCACGCTATGAGCATGCGACTCATCAATATAATCCTGATCAAATACGGGTTAAGGCTCAAACCATCGATGAAGCAGTCGATGAGATTGCGAATTTTTTAAAGAATCATGATCAATAATAAAAATAAGCGGGAGGCTAGACAGTTGAAGCGATTTAAGGATGTTCCTATTTCAATATTGGATCTGGCGCCTGTCGTTAAAGGCGGCACTCCTGCAGATTCTTTTCATAACTCCCTCGATCTTGCCCGCCATGCGGAAAAATGGGGGTATCATCGCTACTGGCTTGCCGAGCATCACAATATGCCCGGCATCGCCAGTTCGGCCACATCACTCGTCATCGGCTATGTAGCAGCTGGAACTGAAAAAATCCGCGTAGGCTCCGGCGGGATTATGCTTCCCAATCATGCACCCTTGATGATTGCTGAGCAATTCGGGACACTCGAATCCATGTATCCGGGCCGGATAGATCTGGGGCTGGGAAGAGCCCCGGGCTCTGATCAACCCGCCATGCGGGCGATACGGCGCGGTCTAGGAAGCGACGGAAGTGATTTCCCGGAGCAGCTAAGTGAGCTGCGCTCCTATCT includes:
- a CDS encoding polysaccharide deacetylase family protein, which translates into the protein MYHHIDDQGQGGDTISSSLFKQDLEYLKNEGFSFISYQQFKKFLAGSPIPDNAVLVTFDDGYESYYKQAYPILKSMSVPSIQFVITNELNNPKGGITPYLSREEILSMTQDGELVEMQSHTDKLHRKQNDNAYLTNRLLINGKEETNKEFKQRVISDLQNSVSMLKPLQSYPVDSLAYPYGIYSESAIDFVKQAGNIRYAYTVQPGIADRSSDPYLIPRINAGSPWITPSNLVHRIKIQKKRFNEPLDSLPVRSVMEQVGGSVEARDHGKQLILYFAHQKWNLSSNVAINQDDGQTINLSHGIINKSGVSHISYSDLQMIFGTKILYDKKKKRFYPDPTMSQE
- the selD gene encoding selenide, water dikinase SelD, whose protein sequence is MTQAEKVKLTAYSTKGGCGCKIGPADLRQVIANLPLAEPNPNLLVGLDTSDDAGVYKLNDDLAIVQTVDFFTPIVDDPYSFGQIAAANALSDIYAMGGKPLTVLNIVAFPIQKLDKQVLSDILRGAGDKVKEAGATLVGGHSIDDNEPKFGLAVTGLIHPEKVRTNAGAKPGDKLILTKPIGVGILTTSIKKDQLNEEEVARVTQVMSTLNKTAAEIMEPYEVHACTDITGFGLMGHASEMAKGSGAGINIVKDMVPVLPRVRKLAEEGFVPGGTKNNFAYLQDSIIFPETMDQIDQWILCDAVTSGGLLISVSPEQAEDLHNKLIQAGVEASLIGEVTSDHAGQIVVI
- the mnmH gene encoding tRNA 2-selenouridine(34) synthase MnmH, with translation MFQDITLEELMDLKQKKELITIDVRSPSEFKDASIPGSVNIPLFDDNERAEIGTLYKQVNVQAAMDRGLEIVSAKLPAFISTFREIKEQKAVFCWRGGMRSKTTATVLSLMGIRVYRLIGGVRVYRKWVVDAIDQMELPDKAYVLNGNTGSGKTDIIRRLKKLGYPVLDLEGMANHRGSIFGQIGLEANNQKTFESLLVQDVRKYKDSPFLLLEAESKRVGKVVLPEVINHYKEKGTQLVIDLPMPERIKCIMEDYRPHENKEECIHAFTGIKKRIHTPIAQEIETHLMSDRFEEAVQLLLEHYYDPRYEHATHQYNPDQIRVKAQTIDEAVDEIANFLKNHDQ